The Helianthus annuus cultivar XRQ/B chromosome 11, HanXRQr2.0-SUNRISE, whole genome shotgun sequence region aaagtcacatacaagtttgatatagtataatagagttcaaaatcgattacgcataaccagcacgtacacagtgtaaaatgaggcatgttagttatcgacatgaacctatcgataccaatgactgcgggttgactgcccaaggtaGTTCGTAATGCATGATCACCACTATGACCCATGTatttaattgtccttaacaacccccgagtgagCAGGtcttgagtccaaactatagtactatcgttgctaaggcaggtagacagcattccatgtgtaaacataacaaacaaacattcattaagtcacgtataacatgctgGAACTGTTAGCGTTTAAATAGTGTTgcgttgtgtgattgatgtgatttgaatatagataacgcatgtaacacccaaaagtgtgaaagcaaaaagggttcgagtatactcacagggattagtggattgaagggagcgcttagaggGAAATTAGCCTGATCAAAatgatagcataatgataagaGATACGCAATAGGGTGAGAGGTGTTAGTGGATCGAACAGTAccccgatcggatggctatccgatcggttagCCTGATCGGTCGGATGACAATCCGCTCGGATGGTTATCTGATCGGacgacctttcgagtggattgtttcctcctttgagaaggatgtgtttgtgtataatgGCTTGTCTTTCGAAGTTTTTGTTATAGCCTTTTGAAAACACAGAAGTATTCCTATCTTTCAGGTCGATCAATCAAACGACCGTTCGATCGTGCGACAATCCGGTAGGTTGAACACTTAGCGAGACCAAGTTCACAGCAGTtagtcactcgatcggattgtagtacgatcgagtggcaatccttcatattgaacatgtttgaaaaatggTTTAAGGATTAAGGCCTGAATCATCATATGATCGAatggccggtcgatcgggtggtaaaccgatcggacggctgtccgttCGATGATCATAACCTTTGAATATTTGATTTAAACtaaagtgtgggacccaaggtacaagccgatcgggtggcaacccgatcgggtggcactccgtttggacagcagtccgatcggccgTCACTCCGACCTGGTTGGCCTGatcgtcttcttccttggttgttttgatgattttgtagttttatcgagacggtgtgacaacGTGTTAACCAACAGAACCCCACCTTGACTCCAGTAGCTCggtcgaacaggaatcacccaagttcaaccagttaaccggttcaagacggtggttcttggttaacccgaaatcagtagtctcgtggatagaatccggatcttgagctAACACATCACTTAGGATAAAGTAGAAGGCTAGAACATGGTCCGAATCTAtcagttttgagtgcattgagtgtaaaagagttgaaagaaagttaggaaccatctttcaatcctttttcaccgtgAACGTGTtgagatctatgcaagatctttgtttatttgagtggaaatcggttagatctaagttattcttggtggaatgaagccaaaacatgaagttcataagaacaccatgatgacatcatcctagaatacctcaaatctagtgatttcacggttaaaagttaagattcaagagatagaaaggtgtaggagtgcgtgtagattaaggaagtacaagatttaggatgagatcttaccggaatagcgagaaatcggagaaaaaTGAGGATTGAACGCTTGGTTGGACAAGAGTGTGCAAAAGTGGTAAGTGTGATgttgacatgggtatttatagggtttcccaaaaaggaaaggaTGGGATAGAGCTGGTCGATCGAGCAGGCAGCCGGATCGagtggctggtcgatcgagcAGGCAGCTCGATCAAACGGCTGGTTGATTGGCTGGAAGCTTGGTCAGTTAGCCACTTGATTCGAGtattcggtgcgacgagttttgcagTTTCGATTGtgattgcgagcgttgcgatgcgatagagtttcctattccaattacttttaatcccaactactatatctaacatacaatcatcctaaataacttgcgtttagcgtttgcggtTCGATTGTGATAGCGtctcgattgcgtttcgattaatcaccacaacataaatataaataaacacgcacaagtaacacataagaggCACACACGCATAAGACAACATCCAGAACACATAATTCGAGTTGTgagcgcgattgcgataagcgataaaacatgcgataatcATCGATAAATAgcgaataaacctcgattattaataaatactccacataatacaactaacgtaagcAATACAATAGACtaactacaagtcaaagaagtcaaaacaggattagagcaaggagagacagatcgcaattagcaatcttttcttcctttggctacaatcttgactttgactttgactttcgaaacacggggtgttacaatactTTGATTTTAAAGAAGAAATTGAGCATTCTCAACTGTGTTTATTTTCAAGAGAAAATAAAGGTAGTAGTTGGTTATTGCATAAAAGATTAgctcacttaaatttcaaaaCTATAAACCAATTATCATATAATAATCTGGTGAAAGGACATGATTATTCAACTCAAGAATAACAAAGGATAAATGATGGAAAGGAAAGATGGAAAGAGAAGAGAAGAATCGCCTAGGAACATGGAAGTTCGAAGAAGTAAGATTTCTCATCAAAGGTCCTCcgggtatttatacccatcgcatttaatgcgatgggaaACTGGACCGACAAGTGGGGAAATGCCACCAATGGGGAGACAACACGTCAGTCGGGAGAAACTAAAACGACGCTTCTTAAGGGCGCGTGGCCGCCATGTGCCTGACACCGTCGTAAAAAGCAACTATCACCCTGACGTGTCCCTAAAAATGTAGCTGCTCCACTCTCCGATGCGACAACCACCTCAACCAGCAGAGCTACAGTGACAGGCGTCAGACGTCAATCTCACGAACCAAACTATTTGCGCCTTAGCTGGATAAACTTCTACTTGAAGAAACCTTCACCAAAATCCACGCGCCATTTTGGCTCACTTACGCTTTTTTGGCTCACTTCTGTACGTCAAAATCCACACGCCATTTTGGCTCACTTATGTACGCCGAAATCCATGCGCTTTTTTGGCTCACCTCTGTACGCCAAAATCCACGCGCCATTTTGGCTCACTTCTATACACCAAAATCCATGCGCTTTTTTGGCTCACTTCTGTACGCCAAAAGCCATGCGCTTTTTGGCTCACTTCTTTACGCCAAAACCCACGCGCCTTTTTTGCTCACTTTTGTACGCCAAAATCCACATGCCATTTTGGCTCCCTTCCTTATGCCAAAATCCCTACATTTTCTCAACTTGCCCATGAGCCCTTATGAGTCCAGAATCCCCCCCAGTTGATAAACTTACTTGGAAGCCACACTGGActagggggacttgaagaggCATGATCCCAAATCACAGGTGCACACGTGTCAGAAGGATCGTACCACTCCAAGCTGGCAGCCTTGCCACACGAGAGCATCCAGAAGGTTTTATAAGGTTCTGGAAGAAGACATCTGGCAACAAGAAGATGTTCCTAACAGACAAAAAGGATGACaggtggcaccaatggcagtgcGCCAGCACTGATCGCAAGATCTCCATAGGGCAAGCCAACAGCCAGTACAAAAGGACGCTAAGCTAGAGTGAATAACCCTGCGCCACGTCACCTCTAGGCCTGGCCATGGCAGAGGAGACAGGAGGGATATTCCTCCTGGTCGGACAGCTGTTAAACAATGGCTAGCTGGCAATCTCCTCCCTTCACAATTCTCCAGTTATAAATAGAAGACTCAACATCCAGGTTTAAGGATCCGATTTCTTACTCTCTTACTTCATACACACACTTGTCCTCAAAACGATTACTTATTCTCATGTCGGAtggtggttacaaggagaacccccaTCTTCTCCTACTTGTAACGAGTCACCGGTGTTGTTCGTTTTACAAGATATTTTAGAAGAATCAGTCGTTCGTCGAGTGAAGAACAGAGGTTGAACCATTTTATACGAGACGACCTACTGTGCTAGTCTACTATTATCCAGTGTTTCATCAGTTAGTTAAATATTATTTACATTTTTTAGTTCGGTTACTCAGTTAGCTTCTCATTTTCTTTTGAATAtttaactagaattacgacccgctgCAATGCGgtggggattctttagttataactaagtcgatttgggacgcgcacgttatgttgaacctgttaAATGGGAAAAaaacgatgtaaaaacgttcacccatacacgcacgttgcgtcgtgttaactcgcaaaatttaaaacgaaacgtaaaaacgttaaaccaaagacgcacgttgcgattttttaactcacaaaatttagaacgaagcataaagcgaaaaatttgcgaaaatgaaaactataaagaaccaaagttgaaagtaaaaaaagttgtgaggatagattgcaaaagataaaaagttttgtattaaaagtaaaaaaaaccaaatagttttgggttaaaggtaatttattaaatacttttgggtgaaaagtaaaataaatctttttttttttttttttttaaaacccccaaagccaaggttacaagaaccatatgcataaccattttttctttaaaaaccccaaagccaagattacaacacataagtaaaaaaatcaaagtggttaaatagcaaaagatgaaaacttttgaattagaagtgaaaaatcgaattaatcaaaggggttaaattaccaaagattaaaactttaaacttaaattgtcaaagatcaaaactttagggttaaaaaggaaacgaagattaaaactttaaacgtaaattgtcaaaaattaaaattttagggttaaaaaggaaaatttcatttttttttttaactcccAAGCTAAAGGTATAACAACCTAAAAAAACAATTAACTTAATTATTTATAGGTTAATAAATACCGAATTATTTTCTATCTTTTGCATCAAATTCTAGTCACTTTTGAATATACTAATTAAGTATTGCCATTACGTTATTATAAGGTCATCGTTTATTTCTAGTTCCTTTGTATTTACGCATATTATTTCTTATAAAACTAACACTATAACATtattttcaactttttgactGAATTTTTAAGTAAGTCAAGATTATACATAAATATTACTAATCCATAATCATTCTGATTGTTAAAAATTTTTAAACATGAAAGAAAAGCACAACTCCAAAAACATAGCCTACATATTATTTcaaatttaaataacaaaatagaGAAACTAATACAACATGCTTTCAATTAGATTTGATTTATTTAGTGCCACACACTTTATTCTCTTCAAAGCCTCTCTACGTCCTGTCTTGAGTATCTTCCTCCTTCACCAATTCACCTGCACACAACCAATCGGTTATAAGTATATTAATATCTTACATAATAACTTTTTATcttatttaataaatttttatatattaattgtttaaatatatttaatatatattgttTAAGTTTTAAGAAAAAGGAACACCAAGTTTAAATTCAACCCGGCCCATTTCAACCCGTTAGTTTTGCCATTGGAGAAAGGGTAACAAGAATACATGGTCCGAAATTGACGTTGCATTTCTCGGGAAGTTGCATGGCCATGCTACGGTCAACGCCAGAGATGGGCGGGCCATTGACAAGCACACACAAACAGGGTTGGCCCAAGATCCTGATAGCCGTACAACACGCGTCATTTGGAGGAATAGGGCTAAATGGTGCAACCGCAGCTCTACAAGGAATCAACTGTACTAGTGCAGAGAAAAATGTGGTTCCGCATGGGAACCCCATGCTTCCCTGCACCATTAGGCCCATCATGCCCAACACCAACATAAGTACCACCATTTTATTTTGTTTCTTTTCCATTGTTAGATTCTTGTTTCTTTTGCCATAAAAGTGCTTCTGCATATTTATAGATGAAAGCCATATGTATCACACAGGGTACATGACATTCCTAAAACTCACCATAAATCAGCATTTTTGGCATGCTTAAGGAAACAGTTGCTAAAGTCATATGTTGTGGTTGATGAATCATGAATGGAACCTTCTTCACTCTAATAAGCatagtgttttatttttataaactaGAATGACGATAAAGATATAAACATACAATAGAGGTGTTCATGGTATGGTTTTAACGGGAACTTCTACAACAAATCACTAGCTACGGTTTTGACTTTTGAGAAAAGACAAATCAAACCTGTCAGATTGGGTAGTCAGCCAGACCGGCAATGGTTTGGTGGTTTAAACCGACTTTTAATCTTTAATTACGCTGGTTTAGTGGTTTAAACGGCCTTTTAATCTTTAACTAGTTGGATTTCTCTACGCGATGCGGCGAGGAATTCATTTGCTATAAGTTCGGTTTGTTACGGTAAAAACACTCGTTGTAGCAATCGAAAGAGAAAACCCAAAAAGTAGAGTTGCGACATGCCTAAAAAGGTATCAACGCATGTGTTACATctatcgaaaaccataaaaaagaATACAGGTATCAATTCCGATAATGTTGATATGGGTATCAAAGTTGTTCAGTCATAATCAGTTTGGTTCTTCACGGTATTACCGTATTAGTGTCGTATCAGCACTCGTATAGCTTACGATACACAAAAATACCCTATTTTAAATACAACACCTTTTTTAACATAAGTTATGTTGGAACGTGGAGAAAAAAGTTAAACACAACTTGAAAATTATATAAACAAATATCGTTATTGGCTCAGATAATAACAATACCGGTAACGTTGTTGTTCATTTGATCATGATACCGATATGGTATGAACACTTGTATAACTTACGCTACTAAAAAAATCTTTATTTTAAATACAACTTCGTTTTCATCTATTTATTTAGATTGGTAACATATCCCTTCAATTTTGTAAGgaaaaataaatattttgttATACTAAGAAGATATTATTACATAAGGGATGGCATACATCAAAGTGATTTAATTGAATTTTAGAATAATGATGTGTAGATCTAGGATAGGGTAAAGAAACGTGAACGAGTTGATATAAAAAAATTACAAAGGAGTTAATATTAAAGAATTATTATACTATTTTGAAAGAAAACTACTCTTCATTGATGAGCACTTTTAAAAACTACTACTGTTCATGAGCAGTTTTAATTTATATGTATATAACTAGTGTGATTcccccgcgcttcgcggcgggaaTTTAGTTGTTACCAGTTCGATTCGTTACGATATCGTCACTCGCTACAATAACCGGAAAGGAAAACATCACA contains the following coding sequences:
- the LOC110889796 gene encoding putative lipid-transfer protein DIR1 yields the protein MEKKQNKMVVLMLVLGMMGLMVQGSMGFPCGTTFFSALVQLIPCRAAVAPFSPIPPNDACCTAIRILGQPCLCVLVNGPPISGVDRSMAMQLPEKCNVNFGPCELVKEEDTQDRT